The following proteins come from a genomic window of Trifolium pratense cultivar HEN17-A07 linkage group LG4, ARS_RC_1.1, whole genome shotgun sequence:
- the LOC123921107 gene encoding protein LYK5-like: MMLGTRPFNTQHKGINKYAFFEFHTQNKTQKTTSINEPILNLNSTYEPKPNHIKNNLNMSSYSNPTLTTLIIILLTTISFTLIPKTNSQQEYVNNQQLDCYNTYNSTLGNICNSINSCQSYLTFKSTPNYNTPSSISNLLNTTPSLISQSNNIPTVQSFPLDTITTVPVNCSCSGNKNYYQHNTTYTLKTLGETYFTVANITYQALTTCQALIAQNPSHAVRDLNPGDKITVPLRCACPTKKQSDEGFKYLLTYLVSEGESVSSIADIFGADLQSVYEANELSSTSIIYYFTPLLIPLKNEPPKKIIKQASPPETVEPPDSGGSSSSKKWVIVGVAVGVVVLILVGLALFFLCFRRRKQPELPPSTVKKFSDSDTKKISDFNSTTTNTQSWSLSSEGIRYAVDSLTKYKYEELQNATNFFSEENKIKGSVYRASFKGDDAAVKILKGDVSSEINILKRINHANIIRLSGFCVYKGNTYLVYEFAENKSLNDWLHIEKVKSNSMFLSWFHRVQIAHNVADALNYLHNYANPPHVHKNLKSGNVLLDRNFRGKVSNFGLARVMENEGEEEGFQLTRHVIGTQGYMAPEYIENGLITPKMDVFAFGVVILELLSGREVVNDDKLLSSSFEQVFEGENVREKLRGFMDPNLRDEYPLELAYSMAEIAKRCVAKDLNLRPNVSEVFMVLSKIQSSTLDWDPSDEFERSRSGSHVSDSKYFSANV, encoded by the coding sequence ATGATGTTAGGTACAAGACCATTTAACACACAACACAAAGGTATCAACAAATACGCGTTCTTTGAATTCCACACACAAAACAAAACCCAGAAAACAACATCAATAAATGAACCAATATTAAACCTCAACTCAACCTATGAACCCAAACCAAACCATATCAAAAACAATCTCAACATGTCATCATATTCAAATCCAACCTTAACAACACTAATCATAATCCTCCTCACAACAATTTCCTTCACCTTAATCCCAAAAACAAATTCCCAACAAGAATACGTAAACAACCAACAACTAGATTGTTATAACACATACAATTCAACCTTAGGCAACATTTGCAACAGCATCAATTCATGTCAATCATATCTCACATTCAAATCAACACCAAATTACAACACACCCTCTTCCATTTCAAATCTCCTCAACACAACACCTTCCCTCATCTCACAATCCAACAACATCCCCACCGTCCAATCATTCCCCTTAGACACAATCACAACCGTTCCTGTTAACTGTTCttgttcaggtaacaaaaacTACTATCAACATAACACTACCTACACTTTGAAAACCCTCGGTGAAACATATTTCACCGTCGCTAATATTACTTACCAAGCTTTAACAACTTGTCAAGCTCTTATTGCTCAGAATCCTTCTCATGCTGTTCGAGATCTCAATCCTGGTGACAAGATTACGGTTCCTTTGAGATGTGCTTGTCCCACGAAAAAACAGAGTGATGAAGGATTCAAGTATCTTCTCACATATTTGGTTTCTGAAGGTGAATCAGTTTCTTCCATTGCTGATATTTTTGGAGCTGATCTACAAAGTGTTTATGAAGCTAATGAACTTTCTTCAACTTCCATAATTTACTACTTCACACCACTTTTAATCCCTCTCAAAAATGAACCACcgaaaaaaatcataaaacaagCTTCACCGCCGGAGACGGTGGAGCCACCGGATTCCGGTGGTTCATCCTCTTCCAAGAAATGGGTCATCGTCGGTGTCGCGGTTGGAGTTGTCGTTTTGATTCTGGTAGGTCTTGCTCTGTTTTTCCTCTGTTTCCGGCGACGAAAGCAACCGGAGCTACCACCGTCGACGGTTAAGAAATTTTCAGATTCTGATACGAAAAAGATTTCAGATTTTAATTCCACAACAACAAATACTCAATCTTGGTCCCTTTCTTCTGAGGGGATTCGATATGCGGTTGATTCGTTGACTAAGTATAAATATGAAGAATTGCAAAATGCTACAAATTTTTTCAGTGAAGAGAATAAGATTAAAGGTTCTGTTTATAGAGCTTCTTTTAAAGGTGATGATGCTGCTGTTAAGATTCTTAAAGGTGATGTTTCATCTGAGATAAACATTTTGAAGAGAATTAATCATGCTAATATTATAAGATTATCTGGTTTTTGTGTCTACAAAGGTAACACTTATCTTGTTTATGAATTTGCTGAGAATAAATCTCTTAATGATTGGCTTCACATTGAGAAAGTGAAATCTAATTCTATGTTTTTGAGTTGGTTTCATAGAGTTCAAATTGCTCATAATGTAGCTGATGCACTTAATTATCTTCATAATTATGCTAATCCACCACATGTTCACAAGAATTTGAAAAGTGGTAATGTTCTTTTAGATAGAAATTTTAGAGGTAAAGTTTCAAATTTTGGTTTAGCAAGAGTTATGGAGAATGAAGGTGAAGAAGAAGGGTTTCAATTAACAAGACATGTAATAGGAACACAAGGTTATATGGCACCTGAGTATATTGAAAATGGTTTAATTACTCCAAAAATGGATGTTTTTGCATTTGGTGTTGTGATTCTTGAGCTTCTTTCTGGTAGAGAAGTTGTTAATGatgataaacttttgtcttcaagttTTGAGCAAGTTTTTGAAGGGGAAAATGTTAGAGAGAAACTTAGAGGTTTTATGGATCCAAATTTGAGAGATGAATATCCTTTGGAACTTGCTTATTCAATGGCTGAGATTGCTAAAAGATGTGTTGCTAAAGATCTTAATTTAAGACCTAATGTTTCTgaggtttttatggttttgtctAAGATTCAATCTTCTACATTGGATTGGGATCCTTCTGATGAATTTGAACGGTCTAGATCTGGTAGTCATGTTTCTGATAGTAAATATTTTAGTGCCAATGTATAA